TCCAGCCCGGACAGCCCCCGGAGGAGGCCGGTGCCCCGACGGGCGGGCCTCATCCGCCCTGGCCGTGGCGCCGCTCGTACTCCCTGACCTGCTCAATGTCGATCATGCTCGTGTCGAAAAGGCTGGTCTCGTCGAGCTGTCCCTGAGCCTGTGGGGCCTGCTGGTAGTGCTGGGGCTGCTGCGGCTGCTGCGTGTAGTAGCCGGCCTGCTGCTGACCGTAGCCGTAGGGGTCGCCCTGCTGCTGACCGTAGTAGGCGTCCTGGTAGGCGGCGTCCTGGTAGGCGTCCTGCGGGGCGTAGGCGTACGGGTCGTGCTGCTGGCCGTAGGCGGGCTGCTGCGCGTAGTACGGGTCGGCGACGGCGGCCGGCTGGACCTGGGGCTGGGCGGGGATGTGTGCCGGCTGGGGCGGGGGCGGCGGAACCGGCGCCTGGGGAGCCAGCGGCTGCGGGGGCATGTGCGGCTGGTCATACCCCTGGGACTGGTCGTAGCCCTGGGACTGGTCATACCCCTGGGCCTGCGCCGGGTCGTCCGTGTGGGCGAGGCCGGCGAGGAAGTCGGCGTCACTGGTGTGGCCCGCGAAGCCGTCCGCGCCGTCCTGCGCCGCCATGTGCGCCGCCAGCTCGTCGGAAGGCTCGTGACCGCGCAGCTTCAGCCGGCCGCGTCCCACGGCCTCCAGTGTCTTGGCGAGCACTGCCGAGACGGAGCCGAGGCGGGCCTCGACGTACTGGTCGGCCCTCAGCTGTAGCTCGCGCGGGTCGGCGGGACGCTCGGGGGCGTCCTGCGCGTACTGCTCGTTCCACTCCTCGGCGCCCGGTCCGCTGCCCAGCAGCTTCTCCCGGCCACGGTCGACGGAGCCGATGGTCTTGCTGAGGACGGCCTCGAAGTTGGCGA
This sequence is a window from Streptomyces sp. NBC_01775. Protein-coding genes within it:
- a CDS encoding cell division initiation protein, producing MDVQQKLDEIVAAVDGARSMPMSASCVVNRADLLAMLDEVREALPGSLAQAREVLGDREQVVAAAHQEAQRIIDSAQAERGSLVSGTEVARRAQEEADRILAEANREAAETRAEAEDYVDSKLANFEAVLSKTIGSVDRGREKLLGSGPGAEEWNEQYAQDAPERPADPRELQLRADQYVEARLGSVSAVLAKTLEAVGRGRLKLRGHEPSDELAAHMAAQDGADGFAGHTSDADFLAGLAHTDDPAQAQGYDQSQGYDQSQGYDQPHMPPQPLAPQAPVPPPPPQPAHIPAQPQVQPAAVADPYYAQQPAYGQQHDPYAYAPQDAYQDAAYQDAYYGQQQGDPYGYGQQQAGYYTQQPQQPQHYQQAPQAQGQLDETSLFDTSMIDIEQVREYERRHGQGG